GCTGCACCTTTGAAGAAAGGTAGGAAGATGCCACGGAGGATGCACTTCCCTGCCGGGCCGTCTTACATCCCGCAAAGCACAGGGCCGTAAAGAGCAGGAAGGAGCAAAGGCGGACTATCCCCGCCGCCTTCCTATTTATCGTTGTTCTTGGTTTCATCGGCTATATATTTCTTTTTCGCTATTTTCTGTTTCAGTGTATTCGACTTGCTGCCCATTTCCAAAGCCTGCTTCCAATACTTCAGAGCACCGTCCACATCACCGGTCATGTAATAAATGTCACCGCAGTGCTCCACGATCACATCACTCTTTGCCCCGTCACTTTTCATCGCATCGTCAATGTACAGACGCGCTTCGGCATAATTCTCCTTCTCAAACAGAATCCATGCATAGGTGTCGAGATAGGTGGAGTTGCCCGGCTCGGCCTTCACCGTCTTATAGCTCATCTCTTCGGCTCTGTCCAGGTCGCGGCGTTCCACGGAGAGGTAGTAGGCATAATTGTTCAGTGCGCCGATATTCGAAGGATTATATACCAAGGCGGAATCATAGGCGGCATACGCCTCCTTGTTCTGCTTCTTGGTGTGGTAGGAATCGCCTATAAAGGCATAAAAGTCGGAAACGACTTCCTTCTTGCTGTCCGCATTCACATGTCCCAAGGCTTTTCGGCAAACGGCTATGACGTCATCCGTACGTTCTGTCTGGGCATAGCCCATAGCCAGATAATAATAGAATTCCAGTTTATCGGGACTGGTTTCGATGCCGGCTTCGCAAAGGCGGATAATCTCCGGAGCGTCTTCCTTCTGCGCGGCGTCGCCAATCAGCATCATGCGGGCAGCCGTATTCGCCGGGTCGATGTCCAGCACTTGCCTCAAGACGGGCAGGGCCTCCTTATTCATATTCTTAGCCAAGAGGTACTGCACATAGAGCATCGGCAACTGGGCGTCATCGGGATCTTGCTCCATGATGCGGCCGAACAAGGTGATGACACGCGTACTGTCCTTGCCTTCCTGCTCATTCTGCATGATGAACTGGCGCATCACGTTCAGTTTGGTATCCGAGGGCACTTTCTTGTTCAGCATCAACGTATCCAACTGGCGTTCATACAGTTCCTTTTGTCCGGTTTCCTCATAGTAAGAGGCCAGAGAGTACATGGCCTGCGCATTTTCAGGCTCTTCCTCCAACACCTGCCGATAGATGTCATAGGCCTCTTTTTTCTTTCCGTTCTGCATATAGACGTCTCCCAACACAACCCGGTAGCGCATGTCCATGGGATACTCCTCCACAAGAGCTTCTATTTCGCGGAAAGCGCTCTTGCTGTCTTTCTTTTGCAGATAGATACGGAATTTCTCCATGCTCAACTGCTCGCTCTTGCCGGTTCTGGCCTCAAGCCTGTTGAGGGTGGCAATCACCTTGTCGTACTTCTCCTGACGGTTATAGATGTCGAGCAGGCTGTACAAAGGGTCCAGCTTGGCAGAGAAGCGAGTTGCCATTCCTTCCAGCAGCGTGGCAGCCTTTTCCACCTCATCCTGCTGCATGTAGAAACCGGCCAATCCCTGACTGTACCAATAGTTATCGGGATCGTTTTTCACAGCCTTCTCCAAGGCCGCCTGCCCTTGCGGCAGTTTCTTGAGGAACATATAATACTGCGCCACCTCATACAAAGCCGATGAAGCATTGGGATTGATGGAAAGGCAATGCTGCAACATGTCGAAAGCCGCACCATAGTTCTTCTGTACTTTCAGCCGGATGGCTTCCAGATAGAAGTAGTCGTATTTGCGCTGCTGCTCTTCGGTGAGTTGCGGCAAGAGAGGCTCCGGTTTCTTGCTGACTTCTTTCTTCTTTTCCTTCTTGACCGTGGCATTGGCTGTAACAATAGGGGTTACACCACCAACCACACCGCCTATTGCTCCACCAATCAATGCCCCACAAGAAGACAGGCAAAAGGAACCGACCAATAGTACGATGAATATTTTTTTCCTGATTTCCATCAATTTATCTATAAATTCTTAATCCGTTGAAACGAGACGATAGCAATTCATTCCTTACCTGTATGCCCGAATCCGCCGGAGCCTCGCCCAGTTTCGTCCAGCACTTCCGCGGCGGTCCACGAAACCTGCTCATGGCGTGCTATCACCATCTGGGCAATTCGCTCCCCGTCCTCAATCACGAAAGTCTCCGAAGAAAGATTGACCAGTATAATGCAGATTTCACCGCGATAGTCGGCATCGATCGTTCCCGGAGAATTCAGCACGGTGATCCCTTTCTTGAGGGCCAGGCCGCTACGCGGACGTATCTGCGCCTCAAAGCCTTCCGGCAATGCGATATAAAGCCCCGTAGGAACCAGACAGCGTGCCAAGGGCGCCAGGGAAACCGGCTCCGTGAGGTTGGCGCGGATGTCCATACCCGCAGACTGCTCGGTGGCATACGAAGGGAGCTGGTGTTTTGACTTATTGATGATTTGTACGTTCATATTATTCACGACTTTACGATGTGCGATTTACAGTTGATATTACTTTGTCTTACTATTTAACGGGCGAAAATACAGATTTTGAATCAAATAGTCATACATTTGCAGTTAAATAATGAGAAAGACAGGAAGTTGATGCCTTTCTGCTGCACTTACGGACGGCAAAAGACAGGTAGCTCCAACCGTACATCCTAAAAAACGTGAATATAAAAATGATGAACTGGAATACGCTTATATCCGCCAAACGCTTCGGACTCGAAGAGTTTCATGAAGAACGCATCGAGAACCGTTCCGAATTCCAACGGGATTATGACCGGCTTGTATTCTCCGCCCCTTTCCGGCGATTGCAAAACAAAACGCAGGTTTTTCCGCTTCCGGGCAGCATATTTGTGCACAATCGCCTGACGCACAGTCTGGAAGTATCGTGTGTGGGGCGTTCGTTAGGAAACGATGTATCCAGAGCGCTTCTTGCCCGCAGTCCGGAACTCCGGGATTCCTTTGTCCCGGAAATAGGCTCCATCGTTTCTGCCGCCTGCCTGGCCCACGACCTTGGGAATCCCCCTTTCGGGCATTCGGGAGAGCGCGCCATCTCCACCTTCTTCTCCGAAGGCAAAGGGATGTCGCTCAAAGACAGACAACCGGGCGGCGAACAGCTTACCCCTGCCCAATGGGAAGACCTTATCCACTTTGAAGGGAATGCCAACGCTTTCCGCCTGCTGACCCACCGGTTTGAAGGCCGGCGGAAAGGAGGCTTTGTCCTTACCTATTCCACCCTCGCCAGCATCGTGAAGTATCCCTTCTCGTCGAGTCTGGCAGGACGGAAGTCCAAGTTCGGCTTCTTCACCACCGAAGAAGAAAGCTTCAGCCGGATTGCGGAAGAACTGGGCATGAAGAAGCTGAACGACTCTCCCCTGAAGTACGCCCGCCATCCTCTGGTCTATCTGGTAGAGGCCGCCGACGACATATGCTACCAGATGATGGACATAGAAGACGCGCACAAACTGAAAATCCTCACGACACAGGAAACCAAGGAGCTTCTCCTCTCCTACTTCACCGACGAGAGCAGGACACGCCGGCTGAAGACAATGGAAATAGTGAGCGACACCAACGAACAGATAGCCTACCTGCGCTCCAGCGTGATAGGCCTGCTGATCAGGGAATGCGTGAAAGCCTTCGTAGCCAATGAAGAAAAAATCCTGGCCGGAGAACTCGAAGGGAGCCTCATCGGGCACATCTCCGCCTTGCCGGCCGCTGCCTACGGGCACTGTTCCGAAGTGTCTTTCGAGAAGATTTACCGTTCGCGCGATGTCCTCGACATCGAACTTGCCGGTTTCCGTATCATCAGCACGCTGCTCGAACTGATGATAGATGCCGTGCGCTCGCCCCAGAAGGCTTATTCACAATTGCTCATCAACCGGGTTTCGGGCCAATACAATGTAAAAGCGCCTGCACTCTACGAAAGAATACAGGCGGTATTGGACTATATATCCGGAATGACGGATGTCTTTGCGCTCGACTTGTACCGGAAGATAAACGGCAACAGCTTGCCGGCCGTGTGATTTTGCCGTTGCAGACGGGTCACTTGCTTTTGAAGATTACCTCATTGGCTCCTGAGGTGAGTTTGCACGCCTCCGGCTCGCTCTCGATGAACGACTGGATGTGGCGAATCCGCTTCTCGGCCAATATCTCATCCACCGCAATCAGGATACCGGTTTCCTCCACATCGCCGAAGCCATAGTTGATGGCTGTGCCGAACATGCGCATCGTGGGGCTGAGGCTCATGTAAGCGTTGACCAGCGGGGGGATGTTATAGCCCAGCCTGCGGATTTCGGAATTCAATATCTTATAGTCTTCCTTAAAGGTGCTCTTGCAGAACAAGGCCGCAAGTTCCTTCTCATCAGACTCCAGAAGCAGGGGCTTCATCGGAGTGATAAGATTGTCCTTGTCGGCGAAGTGCTTCTTCAGGAAATAGAGTATCATGTCACGTCCCTGGCGATGGTAACTGGGGTACATGGTCACCTTTCCAAAGAAGTATTTCACGTTGGGCATCACCACTGTCAGCGCTCCCAGCCCGTCCCACAGGTTATCGAGCGCGAAAAGGCCCTTGCTGTCGCTACGCGTGGACTGATATTCCAGCGTCACAAACGACCGGCCCAGTTCGATGGTGGTGGGAAGATACTCTTTCAAGAACTTGTCCGAGAAATTGAACATGTGCGCGGTGGCAAGTACCGGAGCACCCTGACCGTCCAGACGGACATCCGTGCCCAATATGTAGCGGTAACCGCCCAGTATGTCTTCGGCCTCCGGATTCCATACTATCAGTTGCTTGTAGGGATTGTCCATAATGTCATACTCGTCAATGTCCAGCGGCTTGCCCGTTCCTCCTCCCGCCGCACGAAACGCTATCTCGCGCAGACGTCCGATTTCCTTCATCGTATTGGGAGAGTCCTGGGCGGTGATGATGTATATCTGGTTGTGACTTCTGTTGGTCATCCGCAAACGCTTCTCCTCGGTCAACTCCGCTTTCAGCAGTTCCTTGCTTATCGGTGCAATAATATCTTCCATACTTCTTGAATTGAGTATCTTTATTTACTTTTTAATTTCTGAATTTATAATTTATATACGATATCTTTCACATACTGCGCCCATTGGGCAGGCGTCTTCGACTTATCGAAGGTCTGCCACGGGATGGGCTTCCCGATAGTGATGGTAAATGTTTTATGACGGTTCTTCAGCATCTCGTCCGCCAGATAAAGCATGGCGATGTTGAACTTGATGCCCAGCAGTTTGCAAAGATTGGCAAGATTGTAGAAAAAATCGGAATTCCGCCCTTCAAAGTGGACGGGAACCACGTCGCGGCGGGACTCCACGCTCTTCACAACGAATGTCTTCTTCCAATCCAGGTCGCGGATAACGCCGTTCTGCCTGCGGGAGCATAATCCGGCAGGAAACATGATCAACTGGTCGTCCGAGGCAAAGCCGGCCTCCACCATCTTAGGAAAGTCCTTGGCCTGCCTGCCCGTCTTGTTGATGGGGATGCACAGCGGAGCCAGCCCGCGCAGGTTCATCAGCAGGTCATTGACCATATACTTCACCTTGCCCTTGTAGAAGCTGCCCAGCACGTATCCCAGAGCCACACCGTCCTGACCGCCCAACGGATGGTTGGACACGAAAGTGCACAGCCCCCGGGAAGGCAGGTTCTCTTCCCCCTTCACCACGATTGCGGCATCCAGAAAATCAAGGCACGCCTTCAGGAACTCCACTCCGGTCTTGTCTTTCGACTCCTTCAAAAAGACATTCAGCTCTTCCTGATGCACAATCCGCTTCAGATAAGAAACGACAAACTTAGGGATGTACTTAAACTGCTTCGGGGCTTTTTCCCGAAGTATCTTGTCTATATCAATCAAAAATAAAGAGTCGTCCGCCATTCTTCTTTCGATAAAATGAATGCGCAAAATTAGCGCATCTTTTTAATTAATTGCAAGAAAAGGCAAGAAAACTGCACCCGAAATCTATCAAACAGCACCTAATATCTATCATTTGGCAATTTTCACCCTAAATAATGGTAAAAATCGGCCTGCCGGGAAGAAAGAACTTGCGTAAACTTGCAGATACATGAAACTAAACAAACAAGTAACGTTAAAACATCGCACATTTATGAACAGTATGACATTTACAAAGGATCTTGTCGGAGTGCAAGACGACCTGTTGCGCTTTGCATACAAACTGACCTCAGACCACGAAGAAGCAAACGACCTGCTGCAAGAAACATCCCTGAAAGCCCTGGACAACGAAGACAAATATATACCCGAAACCAACTTCAAAGGATGGATATACACCATCATGCGCAACATCTTCATCAACAACTACCGCAAGGTGGTGCGCGACCAGATCTTCATAGACCAGACGGACAACCTCTACCACCTGAACCTGCCGCGCGACGCCGCTTACGAAAATACCGAAAGCGCTTACGACCTGAAAGAGATGCGCCGCATCGTCAATGCCTTGCCGCGCGAGTACAAAGTGCCGTTCTCCATGCACGTGTCGGGTTTCAAGTACCGTGAAATTGCAGAAAAGTTGGGACTGCCCTTGGGAACGGTCAAGAGCCGCATCTTCTTCACCCGCCAGAAGCTGCAACAGGATTTAAAGGATTTCGTGTGACGGCGGAGAAGCCGCGCACTCCGGATTTTCTGCCTTTAGCAACCGGTTACCTGCATCTATATATGCAACGCGTTGCATATATAGATGCAGCACGCTGCGCATATAGATGCAGCACAGCCGCTAAATACCGGCGTTCAGCGTGTGCATCCGTGCCACGTCAGAAGCTGTCCTTTTCTACAAGAATACCCACTTCGGCAACAGAGACGCAAGACTTGCCGCTGATCTCGGCAAGCGGTTCCAGCTTGAAATAACGGGCAGGATATGTCTTGCCGAAACGCACGAAATAAGGAACGGGATTGTGCATGATATTACTGAACTCCCCGTTTGCGTCGCACCTGCTCCAAGACTTACCGTCAAGGCTGACATAGAAAGCATACTTATAAATAGTTCCCGTCAGGTCTTCAGCTTCCGCAGGAGTGTAGCAGAATCCGCCGACCTGCTGCT
Above is a window of Bacteroides helcogenes P 36-108 DNA encoding:
- a CDS encoding tetratricopeptide repeat protein; this translates as MEIRKKIFIVLLVGSFCLSSCGALIGGAIGGVVGGVTPIVTANATVKKEKKKEVSKKPEPLLPQLTEEQQRKYDYFYLEAIRLKVQKNYGAAFDMLQHCLSINPNASSALYEVAQYYMFLKKLPQGQAALEKAVKNDPDNYWYSQGLAGFYMQQDEVEKAATLLEGMATRFSAKLDPLYSLLDIYNRQEKYDKVIATLNRLEARTGKSEQLSMEKFRIYLQKKDSKSAFREIEALVEEYPMDMRYRVVLGDVYMQNGKKKEAYDIYRQVLEEEPENAQAMYSLASYYEETGQKELYERQLDTLMLNKKVPSDTKLNVMRQFIMQNEQEGKDSTRVITLFGRIMEQDPDDAQLPMLYVQYLLAKNMNKEALPVLRQVLDIDPANTAARMMLIGDAAQKEDAPEIIRLCEAGIETSPDKLEFYYYLAMGYAQTERTDDVIAVCRKALGHVNADSKKEVVSDFYAFIGDSYHTKKQNKEAYAAYDSALVYNPSNIGALNNYAYYLSVERRDLDRAEEMSYKTVKAEPGNSTYLDTYAWILFEKENYAEARLYIDDAMKSDGAKSDVIVEHCGDIYYMTGDVDGALKYWKQALEMGSKSNTLKQKIAKKKYIADETKNNDK
- the dut gene encoding dUTP diphosphatase, with the translated sequence MNVQIINKSKHQLPSYATEQSAGMDIRANLTEPVSLAPLARCLVPTGLYIALPEGFEAQIRPRSGLALKKGITVLNSPGTIDADYRGEICIILVNLSSETFVIEDGERIAQMVIARHEQVSWTAAEVLDETGRGSGGFGHTGKE
- the dgt gene encoding dGTP triphosphohydrolase, which gives rise to MMNWNTLISAKRFGLEEFHEERIENRSEFQRDYDRLVFSAPFRRLQNKTQVFPLPGSIFVHNRLTHSLEVSCVGRSLGNDVSRALLARSPELRDSFVPEIGSIVSAACLAHDLGNPPFGHSGERAISTFFSEGKGMSLKDRQPGGEQLTPAQWEDLIHFEGNANAFRLLTHRFEGRRKGGFVLTYSTLASIVKYPFSSSLAGRKSKFGFFTTEEESFSRIAEELGMKKLNDSPLKYARHPLVYLVEAADDICYQMMDIEDAHKLKILTTQETKELLLSYFTDESRTRRLKTMEIVSDTNEQIAYLRSSVIGLLIRECVKAFVANEEKILAGELEGSLIGHISALPAAAYGHCSEVSFEKIYRSRDVLDIELAGFRIISTLLELMIDAVRSPQKAYSQLLINRVSGQYNVKAPALYERIQAVLDYISGMTDVFALDLYRKINGNSLPAV
- a CDS encoding GNAT family N-acetyltransferase codes for the protein MEDIIAPISKELLKAELTEEKRLRMTNRSHNQIYIITAQDSPNTMKEIGRLREIAFRAAGGGTGKPLDIDEYDIMDNPYKQLIVWNPEAEDILGGYRYILGTDVRLDGQGAPVLATAHMFNFSDKFLKEYLPTTIELGRSFVTLEYQSTRSDSKGLFALDNLWDGLGALTVVMPNVKYFFGKVTMYPSYHRQGRDMILYFLKKHFADKDNLITPMKPLLLESDEKELAALFCKSTFKEDYKILNSEIRRLGYNIPPLVNAYMSLSPTMRMFGTAINYGFGDVEETGILIAVDEILAEKRIRHIQSFIESEPEACKLTSGANEVIFKSK
- a CDS encoding 1-acyl-sn-glycerol-3-phosphate acyltransferase gives rise to the protein MADDSLFLIDIDKILREKAPKQFKYIPKFVVSYLKRIVHQEELNVFLKESKDKTGVEFLKACLDFLDAAIVVKGEENLPSRGLCTFVSNHPLGGQDGVALGYVLGSFYKGKVKYMVNDLLMNLRGLAPLCIPINKTGRQAKDFPKMVEAGFASDDQLIMFPAGLCSRRQNGVIRDLDWKKTFVVKSVESRRDVVPVHFEGRNSDFFYNLANLCKLLGIKFNIAMLYLADEMLKNRHKTFTITIGKPIPWQTFDKSKTPAQWAQYVKDIVYKL
- a CDS encoding RNA polymerase sigma factor; the protein is MNSMTFTKDLVGVQDDLLRFAYKLTSDHEEANDLLQETSLKALDNEDKYIPETNFKGWIYTIMRNIFINNYRKVVRDQIFIDQTDNLYHLNLPRDAAYENTESAYDLKEMRRIVNALPREYKVPFSMHVSGFKYREIAEKLGLPLGTVKSRIFFTRQKLQQDLKDFV